In Aricia agestis chromosome 16, ilAriAges1.1, whole genome shotgun sequence, one genomic interval encodes:
- the LOC121734710 gene encoding xanthine dehydrogenase-like codes for MDRVTFKINGVKHSVGHEVSSTTTLLDYIRKVAELRGTKYMCKEAGCGACIVSYSRPSDDAAFGRHIVQGVNSCMVSITSCQDWEITTIEGIGNRLKGYHPLQVTLAKDNGTQCGYCSPGWVMAMYSLLKTKPRTMLEIEKDLSSNICRCTGYRPIMDAFKKFGTDAPPNVMIDIEDLKICEKTNKISKCNRPTNSKLDKEWYLVSKDEVPNKIIQIELHDHRLWYRVELLIDIFNIFMEQGTNSYMLINGNTGKGVVPLLEYPRLLIDISCVWELQGYYIDQNLVVGAGTTLTKVMEIFDKVSEDEYFAYLRVLNEHLELVAHIPVKNIGTLAGNLMVKHHHPEFQSDIFLLLSTVGAELTILQGPGLMEVVPMHQFLQTDMTGKVLLNVLFPPLNSQYKIWTDKIMPRAQNSHAYVNCGFLYKLDRKNKEVFECRIAYGGLSPTFTRAVRTESYIVGRELFTNETLQGALEVLSKELDLFVVPMPPNPSVEYRKQLSLALFYKGLLALAPKHKVNSYYASGAIKLHESRGLSRGQQDFETDPTTYPVNQPIPKLEGVLQCAGEAKYSEDVPTLPGEVYACFVLTTVPLGKIVKIDPSKALERPGVIAFYSAADIPGLNSFTPVDEKYITLFKLNEEVLCNGDVKYYNQPLGIVVAETERLAQIASKLVHVTYTDVKKPVIDIKEAKKIPSRNTLTLNIPPTRVGPNVQRVITGEKTVYSQYHFCMETLVCVSHPTEEGIRAYSSTQWIDSVQNMTSQSLKMDMSKIDVIIRRLGGAYGLKITRATQQAVACNLVVYKLNRPCRFIQSMRTNMRAVGKRLPNSTDFEVGVNDQGVIQYINFSIYADNGYIYNENFTYYGMDAYYNCYDRGPWNYTSYNTVTDTASNTWCRSPGTLENVVATEMILEQIAYELGLDPLNVRLANLDRARSSAVQEMTDIIIERSNYRERRESVEKFNKENRWKKRGLRFTFLRWSPVGNQYYDVNLCVYHEDGTVCISHGGVEMGQGINTKAAQICAYYFKIPIEKIQVKPNDTVITPNCFTTGGSLTTQNTGIGVQKCCEQILLRLAPLRARMGDVSWEVLVRAAFTADIDLQAHAIVNALDTENIDVYGVTLSEVEIDVLTGEHEIKRVDLMEDTGRSTNPDIDIGQIEGAFIMGVGYWTCEEMVYDPPTGEVLTDRTWEYHVPQARDIPQDFRVSFRKGSYSTPRLFGAKVVGEPATCMGVGIALALREAITAARTDSGISSRIWYEIDGPYTVEKIYLNCATKKEQFKFY; via the exons ATGGACagagttacttttaaaataaacggCGTAAAACATTCAG TTGGTCATGAAGTGTCTTCAACTACGACTCTTCTGGATTATATCCGGAAAGTCGCAGAGCTGCGTGGTACCAAGTACATGTGCAAGGAAGCCGGCTGTGGAGCCTGTATAGTGAGTTACTCCAGACCATCTGATGATGCAGCTTTTGGGAGACATATTGTGCAAGGCGTGAACTCT TGTATGGTGTCAATTACTTCCTGCCAAGACTGGGAGATCACCACCATTGAGGGCATTGGAAACCGGCTGAAAGGATACCACCCGCTGCAGGTCACCCTTGCCAAAGACAATGGCACACAGTGCGGCTACTGCAGCCCTGGCTGGGTCATGGCTATGTACAG cttACTGAAGACAAAACCTCGTACTATGTTAGAAATCGAAAAAGATCTATCGAGCAACATATGTAGATGTACTGGCTATAGACCTATCATGGACGCTTTTAAGAAATTTGGAACAGACGCTCCACCTAACGTCATGATAGATATTGAAGATctaaaaatttgtgaaaaaacaaataaaataagcaAATGCAATAGACCAACTAATAGCAAATTAGATAAAGAATGGTATCTTGTATCCAAAGATGAAGTACCTAATAAAATCATACAAATAGAGCTGCACGACCACAGACTTTGGTACAGAGTGGAGTTACTgattgatatttttaatattttcatggaaCAAGGAACGAATTCCTATATGTTGATTAACGGAAACACTGGAAAAG GTGTTGTTCCTCTACTGGAGTATCCAAGATTACTTATAGATATCTCTTGTGTGTGGGAGCTTCAAGGTTATTACATAGACCAAAACCTGGTGGTCGGTGCCGGCACGACACTCACTAAAGTTATGGAAATATTCGACAAAGTCAGTGAAGACGAATATTTTGCTTACTTGAGGGTGCTAAATGAACATTTGGAATTGGTTGCTCACATCCCTGTGAAAAAC ATAGGAACCTTAGCAGGTAATCTGATGGTAAAACACCATCATCCTGAATTTCAGTCTgacatatttttgttattgtcAACTGTAGGAGCAGAGCTCACTATAT tGCAAGGACCAGGTCTCATGGAAGTAGTACCTATGCATCAATTTCTACAAACTGATATGACGGGAAAAGTATTATTGAATGTTTTATTTCCACCTTTAAATAGTCAGTATAAAATTTGGACAGATAAG ATTATGCCTCGGGCACAAAACTCACATGCCTACGTAAATTGTGGCTTTTTATATAAATTGGatagaaaaaataaagaagTTTTTGAATGTAGAATTGCCTATGGTGGCCTATCTCCTACTTTCACTAGAGCAGTAAGAACAGAAAGCTATATTGTTGGACGAGAACTTTTCACAAATGAAACATTACAAGGAGCACTAGAAGTTTTAAGTAAGGAATTAGATCTTTTCGTGGTTCCGATGCCACCAAACCCTTCAGTAGAGTATAGAAAACAATTGTCTTTAGcacttttttataaa ggTCTTCTAGCCTTAGCTCCAAAACATAAAGTAAATTCTTACTATGCAAGTGGAGCTATAAAACTTCACGAATCAAGGGGCTTGTCTAGAGGTCAACAGGATTTTGAAACCGATCCAACTACATATCCCGTGAATCAACCAATACCAAAATTAGAGGGTGTG CTTCAGTGTGCTGGAGAAGCAAAATATTCAGAAGACGTGCCTACTCTACCAGGAGAAGTTTACGCATGTTTTGTACTTACGACTGTCCCGTTGGgtaaaatagttaaaatagATCCTAGTAAAGCATTG GAACGTCCAGGCGTTATCGCATTTTACTCCGCTGCTGACATTCCTGGCTTAAATAGTTTTACGCCAGTTGATGAGAAATACATAACGCTCTTCAAACTAAACGAAGAAGTTCTGTGTAATGGTGATGTTAAATATTACAACCAGCCTTTGGGAATTGTTGTCGCAGAAACCGAAAGATTAGCACAAATCGCGTCTAAATTAGTACACGTTACTTATACTGATGTTAAAAAGCCTGTGATAGATATAAAAGAAGCTAAAAAGATTCCATCAAGAAACACCCTGACTCTAAACATACCACCCACGAGAGTGGGTCCAAATGTGCAACGTGTCATTACTGGAGAGAAGACTGTCTATTCTCAAtaccacttttgtatggaaacattaGTTTGTGTTTCACATCCAACAGAAGAAGGAATACGAGCTTATTCCTCTACGCAGTGGATAGATTCCGTTCAAAATATGACATCTCAATCTTTGAAAATGGACATGAGCAa GATTGACGTAATAATAAGAAGGCTTGGAGGTGCGTATGGATTGAAAATTACAAGGGCCACTCAACAAGCTGTGGCGTGCAATCTCGTAGTGTATAAGCTCAACAGGCCATGTAGGTTTATACAGTCAATGCGGACAAACATGAGAGCCGTTGGTAAAAGATTACCAAATTCGACAGATTTTGAG GTAGGCGTGAACGATCAGGGTGTAATCCAGTATATAAATTTTTCTATATATGCGGACAATGGATACATATACAATGAAAATTTCACTTACTATGGCATGGACGCGTATTACAATTGCTACGATCGAGGACCTTGGAACTATACTTCATACAATACCGTTACAGATACAGCCTCCAATACTTGGTGTCGCTCTCCcg gtACATTGGAAAATGTCGTTGCCACTGAAATGATACTGGAACAAATAGCTTACGAATTGGGTTTGGATCCTCTGAATGTTCGACTAGCTAATTTAGACAGAGCGAGAAGTAGCGCCGTTCAAGAAATGACAGACATTATTATAGAAAGATCTAACTACAGAGAAAGGAGAGAAAGTGTAGAAAAGTTTAACAAGGAGAATCGATGGAAAAAACGTGGGCTTAGATTCACTTTTCTAAGATGGTCACCAGTTGGGAATCAGTACTACGACGTTAATCTTTGTGTGTACCATGAGGATGGAACAGTATGTATATCTCATGGTGGTGTAGAAATGGGACAAGGCATTAATACTAAAGCAGCGCAAATATGcgcttattattttaaaataccaaTAGAGAAGATTCAGGTAAAACCTAATGACACGGTAATAACTCCTAACTGCTTTACTACTGGAGGTAGCTTAACGACTCAAAACACTGGCATAGGAGTTCAAAAATGTTGTGAGCAGATTCTCCTTAGATTGGCTCCCTTAAGAGCAAGAATGGGTGATGTTTCTTGGGAAGTGCTAGTAAGAGCTGCCTTTACTGCAGATATCGATTTACAAGCACATGCAATCGTCAATGCTTTAGACACAGAAAATATAGATGTTTATGGAGTAACATTATCTGAAGTTGAAATAGACGTACTGACAGGAGAGCATGAAATAAAAAGAGTCGATTTGATGGAAGACACTGGTCGCAGTACGAACCCTGATATAGACATTGGTCAA attgAAGGAGCGTTTATTATGGGAGTCGGTTACTGGACTTGCGAGGAAATGGTCTACGATCCTCCAACTGGAGAGGTGCTTACTGACCGTACTTGGGAGTATCATGTTCCACAAGCTAGAGATATTCCGCAGGACTTTAGAGTATCTTTTCGTAAAGGTTCTTATAGCACGCCCAGATTATTTGGTGCAAAAG TCGTAGGAGAGCCAGCTACGTGTATGGGTGTCGGTATCGCTTTAGCTTTAAGAGAAGCTATCACTGCAGCTAGGACTGACTCTGGCATATCAAGTAGAATTTGGTATGAAATTG ATGGCCCATATACTGTGGAAAAAATCTACTTAAACTGTGCTACAAAGAAGGAACAGTTTAAGTTTTACTAA